The Candidatus Hydrogenedentota bacterium genome includes a region encoding these proteins:
- the amrB gene encoding AmmeMemoRadiSam system protein B: MRTNRLESWGAWRRFLGPGAPVIGLLLLLMFLVPLGIMRARVSSVRAAAQAQNHAGATVVSPSTPEKKAVFQSPLAGQWYDADKDRLSEQLDGFLAKADAAPVDNIHALIVPHAGYRYSGPVAAYAYKQLAGKKFSRVIVMGPSHRMAMRNAASVPDVTHYATPLGETPLDVDFIAALKKYSPFGTVPGADDQEHSVQIQLPFLQKVLGDFTFVPIVVGRIDRETARTMARILSGLIDPETLVVASSDFTHYGVNYDYVPFTDNVFDNLKKLNMAAWDCIQRKDIAGFEKHIESTGDTICGECPIRILLSMLPSESEARLLHYDTSGRMMNDTTNSVSYLSIAFTGAWKKGKPMEPTASASIETSPAQPSLTEEEKANLLALARASLEGKIKNGRSPSPEELGIPVTPGMKQIMGAFVTLKINGQLRGCIGEIFPRRELYKAVIERAVDAGINDYRFGAVTAAELPLLRYEISALTQPRPIGGYSEIVLGKHGIVIEKNGRSAVFLPQVAPEQGWDLPTTLTHLSMKAGLPGDAWKEGTKYTVFEAIVFHEGE; this comes from the coding sequence ATGCGAACGAATCGTCTTGAAAGTTGGGGCGCTTGGAGGCGATTTCTGGGGCCAGGCGCGCCTGTGATTGGGCTGCTTCTACTCCTGATGTTCCTGGTCCCGCTTGGAATAATGCGCGCGCGCGTTTCATCGGTTCGCGCAGCCGCCCAGGCACAGAATCATGCAGGCGCGACCGTTGTATCGCCAAGTACACCGGAAAAGAAGGCCGTTTTCCAATCGCCGCTGGCCGGGCAATGGTACGATGCGGACAAGGATCGGCTCTCGGAGCAATTGGACGGATTTCTTGCGAAAGCGGACGCGGCCCCCGTTGACAACATTCACGCCCTGATTGTGCCGCATGCCGGCTATCGGTATTCGGGGCCGGTGGCGGCGTATGCCTACAAGCAGCTGGCCGGGAAGAAGTTCAGCCGCGTCATTGTGATGGGACCGTCGCACCGCATGGCCATGCGCAATGCGGCCAGCGTGCCGGATGTCACCCATTACGCCACGCCTCTTGGCGAGACGCCGCTCGACGTGGACTTCATCGCGGCGCTGAAAAAATATTCGCCCTTCGGCACGGTTCCCGGCGCGGACGACCAGGAGCACAGCGTGCAAATCCAGTTGCCGTTCCTGCAGAAGGTCCTTGGCGATTTTACCTTCGTGCCGATCGTCGTGGGGCGGATCGATCGCGAAACGGCGCGGACCATGGCCCGTATCCTGTCGGGGTTGATCGATCCGGAAACACTGGTTGTCGCCAGTAGCGATTTCACGCACTACGGTGTCAATTACGACTATGTCCCCTTTACGGACAACGTCTTCGACAACCTCAAGAAATTGAACATGGCCGCATGGGATTGCATTCAGCGCAAGGACATCGCCGGTTTCGAGAAGCACATCGAAAGCACGGGCGACACGATCTGCGGGGAATGCCCCATTCGGATACTGCTGTCCATGCTGCCCTCCGAATCGGAGGCGCGACTGCTCCACTACGACACGTCGGGCCGCATGATGAACGACACGACGAATTCGGTGAGTTATCTGTCCATCGCGTTCACGGGCGCGTGGAAGAAAGGAAAACCCATGGAACCGACCGCATCCGCATCCATCGAAACATCCCCGGCGCAGCCGTCCCTGACGGAAGAAGAAAAGGCAAACCTCCTGGCGCTTGCCCGCGCCTCGCTCGAAGGAAAGATCAAGAATGGACGATCGCCGTCCCCGGAAGAACTCGGCATTCCCGTCACGCCCGGCATGAAGCAGATCATGGGCGCCTTCGTGACGCTTAAGATAAACGGACAGTTGCGCGGCTGCATCGGCGAGATCTTTCCGCGCCGCGAGTTGTACAAGGCCGTTATCGAACGCGCGGTGGATGCCGGCATCAATGATTATCGTTTCGGGGCCGTGACGGCGGCGGAACTGCCGCTGCTGCGCTACGAAATCTCCGCGCTGACACAGCCGCGTCCGATCGGCGGCTACAGCGAAATTGTCCTCGGCAAGCATGGCATCGTGATCGAAAAAAACGGACGCAGCGCGGTGTTTCTGCCACAGGTTGCGCCGGAGCAGGGCTGGGATCTACCGACGACGCTGACGCATTTGTCCATGAAGGCGGGGCTTCCGGGCGACGCATGGAAAGAAGGAACCAAATATACGGTATTCGAGGCGATTGTGTTTCATGAAGGAGAATGA